TTGTCAAAGCAGTAGAAAAGGCCGGGATTTCTACTGATAAACTGCAGTTTTTACAATATAACAACGGCAATGATTTATTCGATGCTTTGGCCAATGATGAAATCGACGTGGCGTCTGGATCAGTGAACGAAGCGCTGGCACACTTTAAAGCCAATCATATCGAAATTCTGGTTACTACATCGGAAAAACGAATAGAAAGCCTCCCAGACGTTCCAACCTGGAGGGAGGAAGGAATTGATTTTGTCTTTGCACATTGGAGAGGAATCATGGGATCTGACAAAATGACCAAAGAAGAGATTATGTTTTGGGACGACGTGATGAACAAAATGGTGAAAAAAGAAGAGTGGGAGAAACTCTTGCAAAAAAACAACTGGGAGCCCTTTTATAAAAACAGTTGGGAATCTAAGGATTTTCTCAAAGAGCAGAACAAGTATTATCACAGGGAAATTGAAGGCACACCGTAATTGCCGGCATCGATGCAGCGATTTTTCGAAATTGAACAAAAAGAACAAAATGCATTTATAAATCTTAAATCATTTAAATTAAATAATATTTACTTGAATGCCCCCCTCTCGTAAGATGAAAAGAAGCAAAGGATTAGCAGCTTTAGAACTTTTTGAAAGCGCATTCAACAAGAATTAATTACACCAGAATATGTCATATATTAAAGCTTCTAAAAAGGGGAGGGAAATCATTGTGTTAGCGTTTTTAGGTTTTTCAATGATCATCGTATTTATGTATTTAATTATTTCAAAGCGGATGTCCGCCCTGGTAGCGTTAATTGTGATTCCGATCTTGTTTGCATTATTCGGCGGATTTGGACCTGGTATCGGTGAAATGATGTTAGAAGGCGTAAAGCAGGTTGCTCCGACTGGTGTGATGTTAATGTTCGCCATTCTCTACTTTGGGATAATGATTGATGCTGGGTTGTTTGACCCTCTTGTGGGCAAAATTTTAGCTGTAGTAAAGGGAGATCCATTAAAAATTGTAATCGGTACAGCACTCCTTTCCATGATGGTAGCACTTGATGGGGATGGAACGACAACCTATATGATTACGGTATCAGCTATGCTGCCGCTTTATCAACGATTAGGAATGAATCCGCTTATTTTAACATGTATAGCGATGCTGTCATTTGGCTTTATGAACATGACACCATGGGGAGGGCCGACTGCAAGAGCAGTAAGCGCACTGCAGCTTGATGTTGCGGATGTATTTACACCGCTTATTCCTGTAATGGCTGGCGGAGCATTATGGACGCTATTTACAGCATATATTCTTGGAAAAAAAGAGCGTAAAAGAATAGGAGTTGCCGAGATTCAATATTCAGAGGAGGATAAACTAACAATAAGTCAGCAAAGTGCAGCTTTAGAAACGGAAAGCTTCAAGCGACCCAAGCTTTTATGGATAAATTTATTGTTAACAGTTTCATTACTCGTTTGCTTAATTACGTCAGTATTGCCGCTGCCTATTTTATTCATGATCGCCTTTGTCATCGCCCTCATGATTAATTATCCTAAATTGGATGACCAGAAGGAGAGAATATCTAATCATGCAGGAAACGTTCTGGCTGTTGTAGGCTTAGTGTTTGCTTCCGGGATTTTCACAGGCATATTATCCGGAACAGAAATGGTTGATGAAATGGCGAACAGTTTAGTTGCCATTATTCCTGAGTCACTAGGCTCATATTTTGCAGTGATTACAGCAGTCACGAGTATTCCATTTACGTATTTCATGGCAAATGATCCTTACTATTACGGTGTCCTGCCGATTTTGGCGCAAACTGCAGAAGCTTATGGCGTAGATCCAGCAGAAATTGCCCGTGCATCCATTTTGGGCCAGCCAGTCCATGCAATGAGTCCTTTAATGGCTTCTGCCTATTTACTTGTTGGTATGGCAGGTGTCGAGTTCGGGGACCATCAAAAGTTCATATTTAAATGGGCATTAGGTTCTTGTTTTGTAATGATTGCGATCGCGCTGCTTACAGGCGTAATTACTTTTTAATTAGAGCCCTGTTGAAAAAGGACCTGTTTTGGTCCTTTTTCAATAATATTAGTCCGTTCGTATCTCATAATTCACAACCTGCTCTTCATCGTTGAACCGCAAGACTAACCACTCACTATCTATCCTAATCAGCCCCCGCTCATCTCCAAGGTAATAAACAATATTATCATCTTCTTTAAAATACTCTGTTACAGTTGGCTTTCCCAATAGCGAATTGACTTCGTCTTTTTCCATACCTATTAGGTCATATGTATTAAAAAAATCATCAATCATATATACTCTTTCATTCTCGTGATCTACCCATTTTTCGACAGTGAAATTTGATCTATATTCGTTAACCCCTAAAATAATTGCACAATACAGCGGCGGAATTATACCAATCGCGGTCATGGCCAGAAATTTAGCCTTTCTTATTTCAGTATATTTCCATAAAATCAAAAGAAATAGCAGCAAAAAAACGAAAGGCAATATAATGGCTGTTGTACTAATGACACTGTAAGAAGAATGCAGAATGTTAATTATGAGGTAGTAGCCCATATATAATAAAACGTATAGAATACCGTATACACAAAGTAAACCCCACAATAGATTTTCTTTAGATTTCAATTTTTAATCCACTCCCTACATGACTGATACCTGAATAT
This window of the Bacillus gobiensis genome carries:
- a CDS encoding CitMHS family transporter, coding for MLAFLGFSMIIVFMYLIISKRMSALVALIVIPILFALFGGFGPGIGEMMLEGVKQVAPTGVMLMFAILYFGIMIDAGLFDPLVGKILAVVKGDPLKIVIGTALLSMMVALDGDGTTTYMITVSAMLPLYQRLGMNPLILTCIAMLSFGFMNMTPWGGPTARAVSALQLDVADVFTPLIPVMAGGALWTLFTAYILGKKERKRIGVAEIQYSEEDKLTISQQSAALETESFKRPKLLWINLLLTVSLLVCLITSVLPLPILFMIAFVIALMINYPKLDDQKERISNHAGNVLAVVGLVFASGIFTGILSGTEMVDEMANSLVAIIPESLGSYFAVITAVTSIPFTYFMANDPYYYGVLPILAQTAEAYGVDPAEIARASILGQPVHAMSPLMASAYLLVGMAGVEFGDHQKFIFKWALGSCFVMIAIALLTGVITF
- the bamE gene encoding outer membrane protein assembly factor BamE domain-containing protein, producing MKSKENLLWGLLCVYGILYVLLYMGYYLIINILHSSYSVISTTAIILPFVFLLLFLLILWKYTEIRKAKFLAMTAIGIIPPLYCAIILGVNEYRSNFTVEKWVDHENERVYMIDDFFNTYDLIGMEKDEVNSLLGKPTVTEYFKEDDNIVYYLGDERGLIRIDSEWLVLRFNDEEQVVNYEIRTD